In Penaeus vannamei isolate JL-2024 chromosome 40, ASM4276789v1, whole genome shotgun sequence, the genomic stretch GGTGCTTGGAGACGCCCTCTGTAagatcttccccttcttcttctacggCAATGTGGCGGCATCACTCCTCAACATGGTCGCCATCACTATCAACAGGTAACGACGAAATCCGGCCATTATTATTGGGCGAAATAATTGAAACGTTAGTAGGTATTTATAAGTAAACGTGATTTGTGAAAGAAAGAgtaataggtaggtaggtagagagaatgagagcaagaacaaccttccccccccccctgatgtccctcgcactcaccccccccccctttggcccCCGCAGATACATCCTCATCGCCCACCACGGCCTCTACGACCGTGTGTACCGCCGCCGCTACATCGGGCTGATGATCGCCTTCGTGTGGCTCTTCTCCTTCGGGATGATGGTGCCCCCGCTGGCCGGCGTCTGGGGGAAGCTGGGGCTggaccctccttccttctcctgcaCCATCCTCAAGAACAACGGCTCCTCGCCCAAGAAGTTCCTGTTCCTGTTCGGCTTCCTGCTCCCGATGGTGGCCATCATCGGCTGCTACTCGGCCATCTACTACAAGGTGGGTTGACCCGAACGCGGCTTTCGTGCTGGTTCGTTTGTGTTATCTGGGCCAGCAGTCTTGCGGAATTCGCGTCTGGCGCCGCCGCCACATATTGGCACGCGCGTGCATTCGCCACACGCATTAAATTCAGATGGGTctcaccgcctccctccctccctccctcccccgcaggtCCGCCAATCACGCCTGAACCTCGCCGCCCACAGCGCCAACAGCGCCACGCCGGGCGCCAAGACGAACTCGTCCGCGTACGGCGCCCAGACGGCCCGCAAGGAGGACCTGCGCCTCACCAGAATGATGCTCACCATCTTCCTGTgcttcctcgtctccttcctgCCGCTCATGATAGTCAATGTCGCCGACGATGACGTAAGTCGCTCTCATGATGACGCTGGCAACAAAAactcatgattataatgatctttcttgttttgttattgtttatattattatcattgttctttaaACATGAAGAGCAGTTATAACTGGTTCGACGAAGGTCCTTAATGATTTGTTGCTCTCGCTGCCGCAGGTTGCCGTGCCCTCCCTGCACGTGCTGGCCTCCGTTCTGGCCTGGGCCTCCGCCGTCGTGAACCCCTTCGTGTACGCCGTCACCAACCGCAACTACCGCACGGCCTACCGGAAGTTATTTTGTACCCGGCGGAGCAAGCGCGCGGGTCGGGCCTCAAATTCGCATTCCAAAAGCAACTCGTCACGCACTTTCATTACTGACTGCCAATACCACGCCTCGACGGGACAGGTCACCAGCCCCGTCCTCAATTGCCCTTCCCCTGAGGTGTGAGTCCAGCCCGCCGAACCTGGCCTCTCCTCGCCCTGGGCCGCCCCCaagcacgccgccgccgccgcccgcggtGCCTGGAGGGGCATCTCTGCCGCA encodes the following:
- the LOC113811793 gene encoding protein trapped in endoderm-1 — translated: MEASAAALVSEKSLSNQSLEAFASSDSDGSINGSSGQGFPMPVHYPRPATVFAAVASIIFIIVGIAGNLVTIVALSRSVKLRVHATTAFVISLCVSDLLFCSINLPLTASRYIHEQWVLGDALCKIFPFFFYGNVAASLLNMVAITINRYILIAHHGLYDRVYRRRYIGLMIAFVWLFSFGMMVPPLAGVWGKLGLDPPSFSCTILKNNGSSPKKFLFLFGFLLPMVAIIGCYSAIYYKVRQSRLNLAAHSANSATPGAKTNSSAYGAQTARKEDLRLTRMMLTIFLCFLVSFLPLMIVNVADDDVAVPSLHVLASVLAWASAVVNPFVYAVTNRNYRTAYRKLFCTRRSKRAGRASNSHSKSNSSRTFITDCQYHASTGQVTSPVLNCPSPEV